Genomic DNA from Chanos chanos chromosome 6, fChaCha1.1, whole genome shotgun sequence:
gattttttttgtgggtaGTTGGTAATATCATTGGTTTTCAGATATTCTGGAGGTGGTGTTGCTTTAAGATAAGCCAAGAATTCATCTTCTGAGCAGTGTCAGCATTATTAAAAGACAGTCAGTGATTTCAGAGACAGCTCATTACTCGAAGAATAAACAttgaaatgtgtttaatgtgactTTTATggtctcatttttaaaaaaacattaaaaccaaGTCTTGACAGCATTTCTTTTTGGCTGTAGTGtgtcttaaaataaaaaagtattttttacaGATGTTTCGGTTTAAATGCTCTTAACTTCCGTTTCTTTACTGAAAAAGGTTAATtgcacaaaagacaaaacagtgtGCCTGAGGTTCATAACAAAACTTTCCAAATACAAATATAGTAGTCTGTACAAAACGTCAAACAGTACAAGAGTCTTAGACCAGTGCCAACAGCTGATCAACAGTTAAGTTCCCTACTTTCCCCagcataaaatgtttttttttttagttttttttttcttggtctttATCAAGTTTCACTATGCACATACATTGTTAGTTAATCGAATGTTCACCAGCCTTTGTAGCCTCCTCTGTGAGGGGGCTGGCCGCGCCCCTGTAACGTGGGATGGTTCCCCCGCCAGGCGTAGCTCTGAATGAACTGAGTCTGGTGAACGTGTCCCATCCCCACGCCATGCTGAATGCCCCACATGCTTGACGTACCTCCTTGTGCCAAGCCGCCAAAAGCCATTTGCATGTTATTGTTGGGCAAGAGTCCCGTAAAACCTGTTGGTCCAACCACCCCCAGGCCCACTGTACTATTCAACAGAGGAGACCTGAGACCATTGTGAGCAACAAGGCCTTGGCTGCTTAGATTGGCTGGGAGAGACAACAGGCTATTGCGTTGCAGAATCATGCCATCAGCATGTGTTGCAATGTTCTCTCTCCCATGCCCAACAACTCTAGGTACTGAGGGAGGAGGAGCCTGGCTGGCATGACTGGGAGCTTCCTTGGAGGTAGTCATATTCTTTACCTGTGGAATGCAGGAGCTACTAGTGGTCACTAGATCCTGCCCTGCAGCTGTCTCAGATATGCTACTTGTACTGTCTGGATGGTTTATGGAACTGTCAGAAGCCACAGTATCTTTTGGGCTGGATGCAGCATCGACGGACATGTTAGAATTATTTCCAGAGATTTCAGAAGTTACGTAACTGGTAGATATTATATCAACAGGGCCTGCGGATCCAATTGTACCAGCAGCACCTCCTCTTTGCACATCACCTCTTGGGGTAGTGCTCAGTCCGTCTTCAGGCCTGAACATCATAGCTCTGTCCATTTCTGAATTAGGAAAGTTTGACCGGCTCTGAGCAGTGCCCCCATCCACTGACTGCGATGTGGAACCAAGTTTCTCTTGACTAACCGACTGCATGtgaactgaagagagagaggaagtagGACTATTGGATGTATTGCTAATTAGTGAGCTGCTCATGTAGGAGGAAGCCAAACTCCCCAGACTGAGGAAACTTTGATGTGGGTTAACGTGAAAAGCTGTTGGGGATGCACGACCTGTGTTAGAATCTAGCTGCATCTGGGCTGCTTTTGAGGCTTTGAATTGGGAAATGGCTGATTTTAGAGCATCAAAGTCTAATCGGCTTGGCGTTCCAGTGGTAGGTGAGGACAGAGGTGCAGGGTCTGGACCTAGCTGGTCAGCGATTGGAGGATACGGATCACTTGGAGGAACAGGCCGGCGGTCAGCTCTGTCCTGAGGGATGGATTCCCTAGCCTCCTGTTCAGAATCCAATGACATGTCCTCGGTCTTCACTGaaattcaaacagagaaaacattacagttcAAAGCTAGTCATGGAACATGGTATTAATGGTAAGTTAAAACTGGTCCTCATATTGTCACAAAAAGTTCTAGACCTGCTATAATGGACCACAGTCACAAActatcattttaaaaagttcataaaacataaattaaaacataaacatacataaattAGTGTCAAATCATGACTTACATGTTGATGTACCGGGGGAAGGATAATCATAAGATGGTGTGGGTTTGTCCTTTCTGTGATGGACACCAATAAGACTATCCATACTGTTCATTATGTCATCAATGTTAGCAATCACTATACCGTTACTAGAATACTGAGGAAACATCTCAAACCGGCGTTCTGTTGAACAGAGGCAAAGCAGACAGCATATATTATCTGTAGTTAGATGATTCAGcagcattttggttttttttcatctgtacaCGACATTTTTCTTTGTAGTAACTCTCATGTTTGCGGTGATTAATTCAATCTAACATAATGGTCACCAAGCAGCACGTTAAATATGAGCAGTGAACACTctgaacagtgtttgtgtacctGTGAGGAAGATGATGTGACGGTGCTGTATGTACTGTGCTTGGAGCTTCACCAGGCAGTCAAGGTCAGGCGTTTGGCGTGAAGGCGCGTCACACTCGTGGTATGGCAATAATTCAACAATGTTTCTCCTTTGAAACGTTGTGAGGATGTTTAGCAGATTCTGAGCCTCTCTTTTCACCCTGATCAATTTACACATAACCAAAGTCAACAACAAATATGTGAAACATTCACTCTTAACATTCTCTGCGCCTCTGGCTCCCAAAGAGGAACCACAGGGCCAACAAAGGCCTCTTGAGAAGAACATATACAGCACTGTAGAGTTATGCTTTAACGCTGATAATAAATAGACTTGTTGCTGCAGAAAATACTGACCAATGCATTTTGCACTTCATTTCTTTATGTAAGCAGATCAGTAAACAAAATGGATGTCAATGCACTAACCTGCATTGCTCTttgagttttttgtgtgttttacaatGCACTTTCCACCTCCATATACTCTCTGAAGTATTCAGCTCTTCCAAGAAGTCAAGAAAAGCTTGAAGCCTCTCTACAAAATAAGAAGATAAAATGGATTATATCCTCTACGCTAGCTGAAGCAAGCTAGACAACTTGATCTGGAACATTTTTGGCCTGTTACTTTTCAAGATTATTCATCATTGCATTCTTCCTCACAGATTTACCTTGTGTAATGAAATCAGGGTTGAGGACAAACTCATCTGACACAATAAAACCTCCAGATACAAACAGTTCGTTGTACGTGTGGTTCTTAATGTCATCAAGGTTGTCGACCCCGGCAAAACTGACAGAGGGCAACTTTTTCAGGGAGACCAATGCAGGAATCTGAGGATAGAGAATTTTAGCCCCAATAGCTGCTATCAGATGCTAGGACTCTAAATTAGTTGTGAAATTTACATACATTGAGAAATAACTAAGAATGAAAACATGATTTATTATAAAACAAATGTAGtccatttattaaaaaaaaaaaaaagaatgtggtcTTGTACCTTATGAATCTGTGCAGCGATGTCAGTATTTTGGATGATGATGAGTAGTCTATcttgactgttttctttttccagaaaAGTCTGAGGACTGCACTCAGCATTCCCTAGCCGCTTCAAGTACTCCTGTGTTCCCAAATTAAAACAAGCAAGCACCGAAAGTTCATctcaaccttaaaaaaaaaacttgaactGAAGGTTTACCAGCCACATTTTCTAACCTTCACAAAAACATTACGGATAAAGACATGTCTAACCTTTATTTCCCAGCAGACGTCACTCTCCTCCTCGCCTGGGGAGTGGATGTAGAAGTGTACAGTGTTCTTCTGCACACCTTTGATGATCTCCACCAAGCTGCTGATCACCTCAGGCTGAAGCTGACTGATCACGCTACTGAGAGAGGCTGGTGCGGCTTCCACAGATGAAGCTCCACTCGAAAGAGCCATACTTTCGTCAGCATCGCGGACCAACGGAGCCGAAGCGTCAAGATGATGCGATTCGAGAACAACCCTACCTTCCTGCCTGTCTAACCTGCCTGGGACCGGTTCTACCTGCATGTACCCATGCGTCCTTTGTACCTTTTGGTCTGGCTGCTTGACGTCACACTTACTTTGGAGATGTAGACTTGACTGGTCTATCTGTATCCTGGGTGAACTACAGTGAGGGCTTAAGGGTTGGGTAACTGAGGtggacagtgaaagagagtcaGGGACAGAACATAAGGAAGGTTTGGCTAGAGGAACACTGGAGGAGGCTGGAACAGAGGGATACGTGTGAGAGGGAACAGATACAGGCACTGCAGCAGGGACAGGCCGTGTAAAAGAAGAGGTAGAGGAATGGACAAGAGAGGATGCAGCTGAGGATGTATCTGCCGTGCTATCACGCTTAGTCTGCTGTGAGtcaatgaatgaaataatgCTATCATGTAACGTGCTAACATAACCATGAACAGGCAAAGGCGTGTTAAAGTGTGACACGTACTCAGAAAACTGAGTCATAGGCGTTTgcagcgtgtgcgtgtgcgcttgAGAGCTGCTGTAATTAGGTGTATAGTACACGCGTTCCCCTCTCAGGAGGCTCATCATCTTAGAGGAAAAGTCACAGAGTTGCTCATCAACGATACTGTCGACATCATTTAGAGGAGTTCTCCGATCCTGACAATGTGAAGACTTAAGTTCATCAGTCAAATTTGTGTTTTGCACTTCCATCACTTCAACTGGTTCCTCCTCCATGAAACTACTATCTGGTAGTTCAGGAGGAGAAAAGCTGCTCTTTTCAGGAACTGTATGGGTTGAAGTTGGTGCAGTTTGAAGGCAGCGTGGATCCTCTGGATTATCCTCCTGTCTCTGACAGTATCTTTCCGTCTTCAAACCTAAATGCGGAGGGATAGTAACAGCTAAttatgaagaggaaaaaaatcatttgtagcCAAGTTTACATGCCTGTGCTCGTGTGACTTTTTGGcatttaatgattttatttgtgtgcttgtaaatgaggggaaaaattgaacttagtttaaaaaaaaaaaaaggaaaaaaaaaaaaagaagttatcATTGAAAGCCATACCGGTGATGGGAATAAGGACCCATGGTATTGACCTCTCTCCAGGCATTTCAACTCCGCGGCGCTGCCCGTTAGTATCTGAGCACGGACTGAATGCTTCCAGACTACTCAAGCTGCCAGTAGTTTCTTCCTGCAATTGATAAAATGCATCAGCTCTGTCCAGAGACACAGGTATGAAAATCCATATTCAAGGTCGTTTCGCCCACTTGGAGGGCTTGGCACATAACCCCTGTTGTTTATTGACAGGACTGCGCTAGCATCAAGGGTCACAAATGTCATTTGTCCAAACCGGGCTCCTTTAGATTTGCTGTCATTTTGGTGGCACGAGGGACAAAACACTGTAGCAGAGTCGAGATGGAGCTATCTACGTAAGTGACTACACAGAGAgcatgttttaaacaaacatggGCTACACCTTCACCCCTCCACCCTCATAACTCACACTTGTGCTGAAcgtaatattttttaaaaactgaaatcgAAACGGACCTTCAGCTGTTAATTTCATTTGATGCATTATGTTCTAAATAAGCATTACGCCCAACTCTCATGAAccaagtaaaaaaacaacaaaaaaaaaacaacgcacCCCATTCCATGAGGAGACTGAACCAACGTGAAATAATACGAAATCTTTACACAAAGGCAACATAATGACTTCTGTCGTTTACCACCATACACAACCCACCTTTCCAGACTGCTCTTTGGTTCTCTTAACCTGGTATGTCCCATTCTGCTTCTGTGAAAATGcaaacactgcacaaactgctAGCTTCTCTTTAAGTGGCACTGTTTGTTAAAAGCCACTTACAGTGCAATtcatatttcaattttattaAAACGATAATTATTACAGAAAACTGCTATTCTGTAATTACCTGGTTATATAGCAATTAACGGCACTTGTTCATAAACAGTGTTGCAGATGATTACATCTGACAATGTATAATCCAATTTTCATCACAAAATAAGACCCACCTTCTCAGatttcacctcctctctcctaaCCCGGACACTCTCTTGATTCTTCTGTAAAGATTCAAATACTGCTGCAATGTCTTTGCAATCTCTTACATATACGTTTGCCAAAACTGGCATGCTATTTGCCACGCATGGCAATGTGATTCATTTGAGGATGCATCAGAATTTATGCAGCTCAACTGACAAGTGCTTTCTTATGATATTCTTTTAAAAACGTTCACTggaaattcaaattcaaaagctgttatatttttttttaggtatcAATAAAATATGACCATAATTAGGGGTTGTGTACATGCTGCTCCCATTAAGTATCTCCTTACCTGTACAGTTGTAAACCAGTCCAGATAGTTCACATAATTTAAGGGAAAAGGTTAGAAAGGAACATTTCACCCATTTTTCACCGCTGTGTTGTTAAGATATTTAGCagtatattcattttaaatcatgCTGGGTCCCTGTGCCAGTGCAAAACAACATGTCCTTGTCCAAGACACACCACAggtgaacagaacagaagaacgATACAGTCGACAGTTGAATACTACACCAAGGACGCtatatacagacaaaaaaaaagactctgaaCCATTCCCGTGCGTGGACAAGACCGAGGTATTTTCCTTCAACTGGAcgatatttttttgtttgtttgtttttaaggagggaaaaaaaaaccccaactatTTCATCCATGGTTATCCCACTCAAAAAGTACAGACAAAGGGGAGCGAGGGACAGGAAGAGACTTTAGTACCTGGCCTTTTGTCTGTTATGGGACAATTCTAGCATGCAGATTTCACTTTTCCTAATGAATTAAATACCAGAACAATCTGGAGCCTGAACACGGTTTTTAGTGATAACGCTGCAATAACACTGGCTTACAGTCCTGGTTGTAATTCATTTAAACATCCAAAAACAGGATTCCTCTATTCAACACCAAAGCACTGATTTCAGCTCATTCGTGCTGCTGgaatctgtatatttgtttgtagtTAGATAGACGGCTTCCTTGAAGAGTCAGCCTTAAAAACGACTATCCATGAGGGGGTTGATGAATTCAACTGGCTGAGATAACCACATTTAAAAATACTAACAATTACTAATTCATACCTGCAAACTGTGGGTATATATACGACTGAAATTTGAACAAGCCAAATCTCATTCCCCCAATTCTTTCCAATTAAGCTTAGTGAATGTTACAATCAGATACTTGGCAGAACagcccaagaaaaaaaaacaaaaaactaaatgCTTCTCTGACACTGCAGAAAGTAGACGATACAATACCTCAAGAGGATCGTTTGTTTCTTGCTCCTCCTGCTCGTCATCAGAAAAGCGATTTCGGAGGTCGATGTCACAGTTGGTGGGGAGTCCGAGTCTTCTGATACTGTCATATAAAGTAGTTTCAGCTGACGCCGGGTCTCCTGTGTCAGTTCTAGTTCTGCTCTCCGTGGTGTCCAGTGAAGAGGGGTTTTCCGTGGCTCGGCTGAGTGTGTCCAGCCACTTCATTAATTTCAGTGCACCCTGTGACTTGTCCTTTCTTAGGTCTGTGTCATGGAGCCCAACACAGTTTATCACCTCAGCTAGAGATGATGGGAACTGGACTTCTTCTGCTCATGGTGAAAAAGAAGCCAGATGTCAGACCATCTTAATGTCAAGGTGTTAAACTAAACTTAATAACTAAAAAGAATGAATCATTTTCTgttatacatatattaaaaatatatatttaatatatatttcatgttcatttcTTATTCTGATTTTGAATTCACTTTTGCACTCAATGTTAAAACACTCATAGCTGATTTCTGGCTACAATACTTAACACAATACAATAGTTAGCTGTGCTGAAGAAATAGTTGACTCATTAGGTGAATGGTATTTTCCAAAATAAGATTGAGATAAAACAATTCAGATTTTGTTTAGACTATTTCGAAACTTCTAAACTTATTCCacagaatttaattttttgaacgttctctgtctgttctcaccTTCTCTTTGATCACCATTGTTGAGGGAGGACTTCCTCAGACACTTAGAACCAATACTCAACGTTTCCTCTTCCAGTTTCCGTTTCAGAGTCTGAGTTGTCCCCTCCTGGTCCTTCACTGCCTGTttggctctctcttttttcttactCATCTGAATGAGTTTTAGAAGTTCCTTCAACCTCTCTGGGTCTTCATGAGCCTGAACATGATGTTGTCCATTACGCCTTGCTGCAGAGGTCGGGTCATCTAAGTTCTCCGATTCTGTAACAGGGCTAGGCTCAGGAACACAGCGGAACTTCTCCACCAAGTCCTTAGCCTTTTGAACTGGCATCATGAAGTATTTGGGGCCGTAAAAATAAGAGTGGAGGTAGCTTTCCCATTTTAATCTCTGCCTTGGAGCCGGAAAGAGTTTCTCCCTTTCGTCCAGTTTGTGATCGTACTCGACCCTGATACGCTGGAGGGGTTTCCCTTCACGTCGGCTGCTGAGGTAATCGTGGGCTTGCTGCTCCACTCCGACGCTGAGGTCACCTGGAGGGTTGCAGCGCACCTTGCAGAGAGCATAGTGCAAAGCTGGGATGAAGGTGTCTAGGTCGGTCATGACCAGGTCCTGTGGCACCGAGAGTAAGGGTTTCGCCGTGGCACGTGGTTTGAATGCTTCACCCATgggggggaacaaaaaaaagaacaattatgGATAGTTGAGAAGAAACAACAATTAACCTTAAAAATTCCATATCTTTATGATCAATCTTATTTGTAAGAATGCCACTTAAGCAGTCACAGCAGATTAACCGGTATAAAGGGGTCTTTTTAGAAAACTTCATTCAAAACTGTCTTCTACTAAATACTTACAAAATCTTGACACATCCCTTGCCTCTGGAAAGATAAAAAGTGCATGTATGCTAGTATTTTTCCAGCCTCCTCGTCGCTCTGGTAAAGAAACAATATGTGCTTTTATAAGTGCAATTATGCAAACTCCTTTTTTCTTGAATGGAAGATGCATTTCTCAGTGCAAACAGGAAACGTACCATTTGAATTAGCCATCTGAGTGGAGGAGAGTATGAAGAGGAAACCCTTGTCAATCACAGGGCTGACAAGAACCTGCAAGTCAACTTTTTAATGAGAAATTCGCTTCAAAATATCACAGAAAAGACAATGTGAAAATCTCTCTTAAACAGAGACGTACCATTCTTTTCCCCTCAAGTTTCTCAAGAAACAAAGTCAAACTACTGCCAGCTTTGCTTTTTTCCACCACCTCAAACAGGCTGCAGTATAGTCCACTCTTGTAAACTGCAAAGTCATCGAAACCACAAATTTATACAAAGTGACGAGTAACATCTCACAGTGGATGTAAGAAACATTACACCTGTTTGTACAGGGCTATAAGTGAGTCCAGTCCAGTCAGGCCTCTTTATTTCCATAAGATTCAAAGTAGAAAAGTTTAATGCAAATTGAAAGCCAGTTAAACTGAGATCTCAATACATGTTACTTAAACAATATAGCTACGACGTGACACCAAGTTACTCTCCATGCAAATCACCAAAAGAATCAGGCCAGCTCTCACCTTCATGGCTGCCAGAGTACAGGTCCCAGGAGAAAAGAGCAGATGGTATCTCCTGTGTCAGCTGCTCCTGACTTATCACTGTACCAATCTCCACTTTATCTGGCCTGCAACGTGAAAACAtcatgacattttcaaaaaggaGATGAAGTGTAAATCCAATTTTAAAGTTCTGAAACTACAAAAATACAACCCCTTGTGATCCTAAAAATACTTACTTCAAGCAAATGAGCgataaaaaaagaatacacaATTAAAAGCAGGTGCGTGTCTTCACGGTTGTGATTCCTGAGTTCGTTAAGCTGACAGTTTCACTGAGAGCAACCTATCAAGCACTTAAGAGACTGTCAATGCATAACCCCTTTTATTACACCTAGAAATGTACGTTTAAGAGTTAAGAACAGTTGCAAGGAACACTGTTGCTGGACCAGTGAGCAGTCCATAAAGTCCTACACCCTCTTTTTAACAAGCAGATGAGAGTATGTGTGACACATATCGAAAGAACCAATCAAGCCAAGGTGCTAGTAACATTTGTTGTCAGTTCTGTTAGGGTATCACACTCATTTATCTATCACAGTTGATTTCCACTCAATCCCTTAGAGAGAGCAAGTAAATGATAAACTAAAATTCTTCCTAAGCGATCACCTTAAACCCATGAAAAAAGTATTTCAATATCGGTAACCAATTTGATGAGCATGAAAACGATACATAAACCATATATCATGGTCCTCTTATGGAAGAACAGCACCCGAGAGGTAAGGGCTTTTTGTTTccacaaaacatacaaatatgGAATTTCTTCCACCTGCAGAATCTACACTCACTGAAGCAGTTTTGGTCTATGCTTTACTAACACCCTTCAGGTTGGTGTATGCTTTACTCCGCTGATCATCACATTTCAAGATTTCCGATAGTACATCCATGTAGTTATCACATCCAACACAATACTGGagatttttatgaatattatatTCAGAGAACTAAATATCCAAAAGTGTGAAGAGTTGTCTCCTTTGCTAGCAGCCAACCAGAAACTGAAAACTTAAGAGGTCAAAAACTATTTGAATTAAGAGTTCAAACTGCAGTAAAAAAGAATgctaaaatggaaaaatgagaaatgtgtcaTTTGTGCTGAAGTTGTACACATGGCTATGAGGTAAAGGACTCACAGTTTGAAGGGTAAGAGGGGTTGTGAGTGGGAGCGGAGGCAGACCTGGAATACCTCTTTACCCCCATTCATCAGACATCCTCTCCATACAGTATAACTGGTCCTTcctaacaaacagaacagaaataaagagtGAATATCATCACTGGACCCCACACTGACAGCTGTTACAACtgctttatttatgttttttctgaaatgttccATCAGGCTGTGAGCATTTTGGCATTTAGAATGAGTTATTCCCGAAGTTCATACAGATGTTATGTTTTCTTGAATTAAATGCCATAGAGCAGACCAACTCGATCACTAAAACGAGACATGTTAGTATCTCTAACTAACCAAACAGTTTCAAAACCCAGGTTTTAAAACAGTTGAATGAAAGGAGAGGCATTTTTACCTGTTCCAGATGGGAGACTGTTcgacctgcaaaaaaaaaaaaaaaaagatgaaatccTTCAATGATTCCCTGGTTCAGTTTAAAGGGTCCAGGCTTATTTTTGAGGAATAGTGGTAGAAAGGTTACCTCAGAAGAGGCACCGGCTTGGACACAGGAGCAGCCTCTTTGCCTTTATACTGAAACGAAACGACGGCAAACGGACACACATGCCTCGGCCTGCTGCTGATCTCAAAATCACAGTACTCGTAGAAGTATTGCTGTGGAGATATTGACAAGTGTCAGCAAGAACAGGGTAAGACATTGTACAATACAGCAGTAGATATTAGTCAAAATTCTATACAGCATCTGACATCATGTTTTACCTGCGTGAGCTCAAATGCCCTGTATGATTGTAGTGAGGTCACTCGGTTGGCGTTCTTAGAATAATGGCTGTCAAATTTTGGGGTGGGATCCAGACTTTTGGACATATTCTCGTATATACTTTTTACTTTACCCTGAAAGCAGATATATCCACATTACTGAAAAGGCCTCTTCatcagaaacattaaaaaaaaaaaaaaaaccttttatgaATTCACTTTAATGAATGCTTAATGAATTAACAGTTGTCAGGCCTGAGTGCCTGTGCTGATTGGACTTCACTTTACACTAATTTGATGACATTGCAAAATAAGCCACGACAAGACGGGTAACATGGCGATTTATTCTGCAACACTGACTTGCTTTATGGCATTTATTATAACAGCTACTTTCCAAACAAATCAATCACTTTCCAAGATAATTTTATTGAAGACTCCTAAACACCTCTAGCCACTACTACAAAGCGCAGCTTCAGTTTCAAATAGCAATCAACTTGACTACACTAATCACAAAGaaaccataaacaaaaacatgcatgaagAGTGTTTAGGTCAAGGTGTCAGTGGGCAAACAACACAAGAGCATGTTATGTGGCCACACAAATTCGCTTAATTTCATGATATATTTAAGAGTGAAACTGCACAGAAAAATACTTGGACGAATTCAACAAAACCGTGGGGAAAAATTCAATTTATGCTGTGCAAAGTACTAAGAGGGAAAATGTACCAAAGGGTGGTTTACACTgcaaaaaaaccttttcataaTTGCCCTCTGATGAGTGGTAGATCTCTAGGCTAGTTTGTTCCCCTTTGGTCAGTTTTCTCAGCTTTTACACTTAACAGAATTGATTAAACCTACTTACTGTGACTATaccacatatatgtgtgtgtagtattctATGTTTTCAAAAATCTGAAGTATAataaagctttaaaaacaccAGTTGTCGAATGTCCCGGTGACATGTCATTGTGTCACAACTACAAGCCTTAAAGCAGATTATAAGACTTAAAGCATATTCCAGATTTGAAACACTGGAGAGGCAGGTGATGTGACCAGATTCTCCAAAAATGTTCTTACCTTTATAACTTTAAAGATAATAATCTCTCCAGTGGCTCCCACATCAAAGGGACTGACCTGCAGCAAATCTGAGCACTTACTCAGATAAAcacctgaaaatgaaacagatacAATGCATTTGCATTTAGGGAAGACTTTCTTGTACCAGGAAACTTGCAAAAAGAAATCGAAAGAATTTCTGCCAATGTCTGCTGACCTGTATTATCCAAGgcaaaaacacattataacacTTACTTCTTTTTAATCATATTAATGCACAAGACCACACTGCTGGGCACTGAGGTCACTGAGTCCTTCCTACCTTTAGAGGGATGACCCAGCATGCTCATCCAACTGTGGCCA
This window encodes:
- the tasora gene encoding protein TASOR; translation: MESPGGKGNEKHHRGEIHLSATISSNQDGEHSVCERLASNLQDSPEIPKVGGSESKHNSSSTLHPKPLEELPRLNFQIPRKNKEKRALFQNISSDSREFADIMKTIATCYKDAASAGTFVYDKLRLVHNELLEKEFVEKRKELKQDGRTEKELSESFCFLLCDAFKIPGICEKGLTVGHSWMSMLGHPSKGVYLSKCSDLLQVSPFDVGATGEIIIFKVIKGKVKSIYENMSKSLDPTPKFDSHYSKNANRVTSLQSYRAFELTQQYFYEYCDFEISSRPRHVCPFAVVSFQYKGKEAAPVSKPVPLLRSNSLPSGTGRTSYTVWRGCLMNGGKEVFQVCLRSHSQPLLPFKLPDKVEIGTVISQEQLTQEIPSALFSWDLYSGSHEVYKSGLYCSLFEVVEKSKAGSSLTLFLEKLEGKRMVLVSPVIDKGFLFILSSTQMANSNERRGGWKNTSIHALFIFPEARDVSRFSFKPRATAKPLLSVPQDLVMTDLDTFIPALHYALCKVRCNPPGDLSVGVEQQAHDYLSSRREGKPLQRIRVEYDHKLDEREKLFPAPRQRLKWESYLHSYFYGPKYFMMPVQKAKDLVEKFRCVPEPSPVTESENLDDPTSAARRNGQHHVQAHEDPERLKELLKLIQMSKKKERAKQAVKDQEGTTQTLKRKLEEETLSIGSKCLRKSSLNNGDQREEEVQFPSSLAEVINCVGLHDTDLRKDKSQGALKLMKWLDTLSRATENPSSLDTTESRTRTDTGDPASAETTLYDSIRRLGLPTNCDIDLRNRFSDDEQEEQETNDPLEEETTGSLSSLEAFSPCSDTNGQRRGVEMPGERSIPWVLIPITGLKTERYCQRQEDNPEDPRCLQTAPTSTHTVPEKSSFSPPELPDSSFMEEEPVEVMEVQNTNLTDELKSSHCQDRRTPLNDVDSIVDEQLCDFSSKMMSLLRGERVYYTPNYSSSQAHTHTLQTPMTQFSEYVSHFNTPLPVHGYVSTLHDSIISFIDSQQTKRDSTADTSSAASSLVHSSTSSFTRPVPAAVPVSVPSHTYPSVPASSSVPLAKPSLCSVPDSLSLSTSVTQPLSPHCSSPRIQIDQSSLHLQSKCDVKQPDQKVQRTHGYMQVEPVPGRLDRQEGRVVLESHHLDASAPLVRDADESMALSSGASSVEAAPASLSSVISQLQPEVISSLVEIIKGVQKNTVHFYIHSPGEEESDVCWEIKEYLKRLGNAECSPQTFLEKENSQDRLLIIIQNTDIAAQIHKIPALVSLKKLPSVSFAGVDNLDDIKNHTYNELFVSGGFIVSDEFVLNPDFITQERLQAFLDFLEELNTSESIWRWKVHCKTHKKLKEQCRVKREAQNLLNILTTFQRRNIVELLPYHECDAPSRQTPDLDCLVKLQAQYIQHRHIIFLTERRFEMFPQYSSNGIVIANIDDIMNSMDSLIGVHHRKDKPTPSYDYPSPGTSTLKTEDMSLDSEQEARESIPQDRADRRPVPPSDPYPPIADQLGPDPAPLSSPTTGTPSRLDFDALKSAISQFKASKAAQMQLDSNTGRASPTAFHVNPHQSFLSLGSLASSYMSSSLISNTSNSPTSSLSSVHMQSVSQEKLGSTSQSVDGGTAQSRSNFPNSEMDRAMMFRPEDGLSTTPRGDVQRGGAAGTIGSAGPVDIISTSYVTSEISGNNSNMSVDAASSPKDTVASDSSINHPDSTSSISETAAGQDLVTTSSSCIPQVKNMTTSKEAPSHASQAPPPSVPRVVGHGRENIATHADGMILQRNSLLSLPANLSSQGLVAHNGLRSPLLNSTVGLGVVGPTGFTGLLPNNNMQMAFGGLAQGGTSSMWGIQHGVGMGHVHQTQFIQSYAWRGNHPTLQGRGQPPHRGGYKGW